In Meles meles chromosome 2, mMelMel3.1 paternal haplotype, whole genome shotgun sequence, the sequence AGCCGCAGCAGTAGCGGCTGATAAAGTGCGTGCGTCAAGTTTCCTAAAAGACGCCAACATTATCGCTATCCGATATACATACTGGGTATGTTTATACAATATATAAACCTAAGAGTTCCCTGTTTTCTAACGTTCCGTAGTCAAAAGTTATTCACTTTGGAGCCATTAACTTTGCGTTTCATGATACATTTTGAGAAAGTATTTCGGAATACTAATTCTCCCACACGTGAGTGCGCGCAACACACAGGGATGAATGCCCAGggcataaaataaattaaaacacaaagCAGCGACAGAGAAGGAAATGCGACGTTTTAGCAGCGTATTGGCAGCAGGGAACTAGAAAAATGATGCCATATTTGGGTACATATAATTATACCTATCTACCTacagggggagagggtgggaggaaagaaCAGAACTTTAACAGCAAGTTTTCATTAATATGGATCATAGGAAGGTTGAGATAGCGGCGGCTTTTGCAAACCATCAAATATAGCTGCCATATGAAGCCAAGTCATTGCTAAACAACGACAATCGCAGAGCAAAAATTAAAAGGGTGCGGGGATCTTTAACCACGGGGCTTTCAGCTCATTGGGCAAGGGCGATTTTGTTTCTGTCTCAGTTTTCAGGTTTCTGTCACCTTCCTAACTTGCCTCATCTGAGTCACTGTAATGGGAAtggggggaaaactccccgtcgcttCTGTGGGATCGGGGCGAAGTTTTGCTACTTTCTTCCTGCACTGGCTGCAGGATGCCCCCGGGCAGTGAAGGCGACAGGTTCTTTTGCGCCATCATCGCTGTCAGGGCGCTGTCCTCGAAAGTCGAGAAGTGCAGAGCGTCCAGCTGCACTGAGTATCCTCCCGCGGAAGCCGGGGCGGAAAAGCGAGTCCGGCAACTTCCAGGCGGGGTCGGCCGCTGGCCCCCTCCGGAGGCTGGCTGGGCCCCCACTGCGGCCGCGGTGCCCGCGCTGCCTTCGTAGGGGGCAGCGGCGCGAAGGTGGTGATGGTCGCTCTTGCAGGATGCTGGCGGCGGTGGCGGCTGCTCCCCGCCGCTGGGCGTTTGTAGCAGCTCGGACAAGGCGTTGATGTAGATCTGGGCCATCTGCAGGGTCTCGTATTTGGACAGCTTCTTGTCGTTGTTGAAGGACGGGATAACGTTGCGCAGCTGGTCGAAGGCGTGGTTCAGCCCGTGCATCCTGCGTCGCTCCCTGGCGTTGGCCGCCAGGCGCCTTTGCTTCTGCACCCCGTTCACCTGTTTGCTGGAAGGGGCGCGCTGGCGGCTGCAGCCCAGCTCGTCCACTACCACCCCGCCTTTCAGTTTGCACAGTTGTTCCCGCACTTTCACTGGCCCAGGACTCTTGCTGCTGctaccgccgccgccgccgccgccgctcctcCTCACCAGCTCCCCCCGGCCGTCAGCCTCCTCCCGGGGCGCCGCAGCCTCAGAGGCACCCAACTCGGGGGAATGCAGCAAGTATTGGGCGGCGCGTGCCGTGCAGATGCCTTGCAAAGTAGGAGCCAGCCAGGCGCGTGGGTCGGTGCTGTCCAGGAGGGACAGCTCCGCCGGGTAGACGGGATGCTCTCTCGTCTGCAGGGTCGCAGGTGGCtgtggcggcggcggctgcggcagGTGGTGAGGCTGGGGATGGCGATGGTGGTCCCCCAACTCCTTCACTTCAGCCCACTCCTCTGCGTGCAGCAGGCGGGACATTGCACTTCAGAGGCTCGGAGGCGCGGGGACGGAGGAGGTACTGGCAAACCAGGTCAACTACAACAAAAACCCTTCCTGGGTCCCTACTGcagtgtcttattttttttttctcctcgaccctcccccacccacacgGAGATCACACACCAGGTCGCGTGCAACGAAGCTTCTCCGGTTGCTGAAGGCGCTGCGCCCCTTTAAAAAGCGGCACGCGCCAGTGtgtcaccccccccaccccccgctcctctcccagccccctcctcgcGCCGGTCGCGTGTCTGCTCAGCCAATGGAGGGCGCCGGCAGGCGCGTGCGAGCAGCCAATCAAAGAGTTTTTACACCCGGAGAAAAGTTCCTGCCTACTCGAGACTCTGGGGCTTGCTCCACGTccgctcccctccctcctttcttctacCAGCTTTTAAGTTagtcaaattcatatgttaattGGGGGGTTGTAATTCGACTCCTGTGTTGTGTCACCGCGCCAGCGGCAGGGGTGCGTGAGCGGATGCGGAGCGCACTTTTGGCTGGAACCGGAGAGAGGCTGGGCGCGCCTGGCGCTGGGAGGGCACTCCGCGGGGGGAGAAGCCGGTCTGCCCTTTGGGACCTCCAGAGTAGGATCGCAGCTCCCACCGTTTGTGCCCAAACGTGTAAAATCTCTCATGTATATCatccatgtatgtatgtataagtcGTTCATAATACATGTTCATAGATATAATTGCATAGATATATAATTGCTAAGTGAGACCCACTACTTAAAATCAaagtcagaatggaaaaaaacaaaacaaaacaaaaaaacaacgcaacaaaccaacaaaaaccccATAACTGTCTCAGAATACACTTCTtaattttcatctctctctccagATCGACTTCAGGTAACCTAGTAAAGTTGTGGTACAATGATAGAATGCACTAAATTTCATATTCCCCAGTCCTCTCAGTGCCCTTTTCACAGCAACCCGGTCAAGTAGGACTGTAATCTGCCGGTAACTCTGCTGAGTGGCTGTAGGGCAGGGATATTTTACAGTTTCAACACACACAGTCGGACTCCTTACAAAATGCGGAGCCAGGGAAAAGTgcccaaagaaaaatgaaagacggCTGCGTCCCCTGCAATTCTGAACCTTTTCAAGGTACAGAATCCCAGAGTTACCTACCCTTCTGCTTCGGGAGCCCTGGGTTTAATACGGCGCGTGGCTTCTCCCGCAAAACCCAGAAAACCACAGCCTCacgcactcccccccccccccgcgcttAATTCTGGGCGCTCTCCCCCAGCATCCCCTATTCCCAACCCCACAGCCACCACCGCCAACCACAGAGCCAAACCCCGGGAGGTCCCGGGCGAAGCTGGGACGCTGTAGCTCAGGTGAGCTCGTTGCTCCCGCCCCTTAGCCCAGACCTTGTTAATTCACAACAAAAAGCCAATCAGAAACGCCCTGGCCCGGAGACCTCCCCTGCTGGTGTCTCTCCACGCCACACCTGGCGGAGCTTTCCTGCACGGTCCGCGGGGCGCAGGAGTGGGACGCAGCCGGCGGGTGCCAGTGCTTTCTACTTTAGCGGTGGAAAGGAGTTTCTTCCTCTAGAAGAgatggtgaaaagaaaagccagaagAGAAAGTTCACTGGAAGCTGGTTTTTCACGGCACAGAAACGACTGAAATTTGTTCTTGCTAGTATTCGCAGGGACTTGATCTACGCTGCGATTTAGAACTCCTTGGACAGAAGAATTTCTGGCACTGGACTGGATtagtgtgcatatgtatatatatatatgtacatatacacataatgcAGTGTATATATgcaataatataatgtatatacagtgtatatatacactatatgtatataatatacatatatatataatacatacatatacacagtgtattttatttatttatttttaaaaagattttatttatttatttgacagagatcacaagcaggcatagaggcaggcagacagagagaggtttgggaagcaggctccctgctgagcagagagctggatgtggggctcaatcccaggaccctgagatcatgacctaacctgagcggaaggcagaggcttaacccactgagccacccagacgcctctgTATTATGTTTAAATATGCCCATACATACTGTATTGTACCTACATTTTCTATACTATACACTATGTACTATATTCTTGTATAGCTTTGTGGAGATTAGCTACCTCCATCTCCGTAAAGGTACTAAAGGGTAGAATAGAGTGctaattctgtttttccttcaacCTTGTTTGCTGGTATTTAGGGACAGTTCTTGGCCTTCAGACCTAAGAGGCAGAAGGATCAGAGCTGGATTCTAATGTAAGTGTTTAGATTCTGCTGAAATAAGTATGTTCAATAAGACAtgcagaaacaaaagcaaaaatagaaaaacccaAACTTAATCTGAAAACAACTGctgagaataaagaaaatgtgtaaagGGGAAGTCATCTAGCATCTTTTTTGGGAGAAAAATTCTCCAATTTTTTGGTGATTGGACTGAGTCCTGTGGGGATCAACCAATGATGCTTTTTCTATAAATTGTACTGCCATCTAAAATGTGgtacttcaaaaaaaataattgcaaatagcTGTGGGTGCCAAATTACAACTTTCGGGAAAATGACAAACCATCTTCTATACAGGTATGGCAATGTAAGTGACTAGAGCCTGGCAGGATCAGTtgtttatattgtattttattcctTACAGGTCCCAAATATATCAGCTGAAAGTTACTCCTTCCACATAATGTCACTACCAAATATGTAGGATGGCCCAATTTTCCCTGGACTTGCATCGTCCAAACGTTTTGCTTGTCTTTAGATTTGACTGCATAACCACCAAATATGCATTTCCCTCTGCGTTTAAACAGTATTATGGGCTGTAGACCAGTATGTATCAGATACATAGAATATTGATCCTAATTTGCTAGCTTTGTACATAATGATTAGCCTTAGTGCATCTTGGGAGCAAGCCTCAATGTTTGAGTAAATTA encodes:
- the ATOH1 gene encoding protein atonal homolog 1; the protein is MSRLLHAEEWAEVKELGDHHRHPQPHHLPQPPPPQPPATLQTREHPVYPAELSLLDSTDPRAWLAPTLQGICTARAAQYLLHSPELGASEAAAPREEADGRGELVRRSGGGGGGGSSSKSPGPVKVREQLCKLKGGVVVDELGCSRQRAPSSKQVNGVQKQRRLAANARERRRMHGLNHAFDQLRNVIPSFNNDKKLSKYETLQMAQIYINALSELLQTPSGGEQPPPPPASCKSDHHHLRAAAPYEGSAGTAAAVGAQPASGGGQRPTPPGSCRTRFSAPASAGGYSVQLDALHFSTFEDSALTAMMAQKNLSPSLPGGILQPVQEESSKTSPRSHRSDGEFSPHSHYSDSDEAS